A window of Castanea sativa cultivar Marrone di Chiusa Pesio chromosome 1, ASM4071231v1 contains these coding sequences:
- the LOC142643919 gene encoding protein MULTIPLE CHLOROPLAST DIVISION SITE 1, with the protein MAPIWTLQLHPISFQPSIWVSKHQTHLNFMKLRPEFRFISSSNKQLNRKFVLGANSGSPSDPDEPAVKTQTITVAVKDQLSKLHGTINSFPPLVFVMNRYGGRNLAIGLCIAIALLVIAVRVYAARKLRYRTPGSVADLVRRGQLRSDRRGISRPLMYEDPFNNPMVKVGKSNSTVEMCGKVYRLAPVTLTEEEQAIHQKRRSRAYQWKRPTVFLKEGESVPADVDPDTIRWIPANHPFATTASDIDEDLAQNNVYQKHGVPFRIKAEHEAMQRKLEALQSEQKLNNLMIDPRNAKDFERPFKEHPRSREQVEQSSFNNQTSDSMPPTSDPAPISVESNSSSEETQKL; encoded by the exons ATGGCACCAATTTGGACTCTTCAACTCCATCCCATTTCTTTCCAG CCTTCAATTTGGGTTTCAAAGCATCAGACCCATTTGAATTTTATGAAACTCAGACCGGAATTTCGTTTCATAAGTAGTAGTAACAAGCAGCTGAACCGGAAATTTGTACTGGGAGCCAATTCCGGTTCGCCGAGTGACCCAGATGAACCGGCGGTTAAGACTCAGACAATCACCGTCGCTGTAAAAGACCAACTCTCCAAATTGCACGGAACAATCAACTCTTTCCCTCCCCTCGTTTTCGTG ATGAATAGATATGGTGGGAGAAATCTCGCAATAGGGTTATGTATTGCAATTGCATTGTTGGTCATTGCTGTAAGAGTGTATGCGGCGAGGAAGTTGAGGTACAGAACTCCTGGTTCTGTAGCTGATCTCGTTAGACGCGGGCAGCTGAGGTCTGATAGAAGAGGCAT CTCGAGGCCTCTCATGTATGAAGACCCGTTCAATAATCCAATGGTGAAGGTTGGGAAGAGCAATTCGACTGTTGAAATGTGTGGAAAGGTTTATCGTTTAGCCCCAGTTACTCTGACAGAAGAGGAACAAGCCATCCATCAAAAAAGGAGGTCACGGGCATACCAGTGGAAGAGGCCGACAGTGTTCCTTAAAGAAGGGGAATCGGTACCTGCTGATGTTGATCCTGATACAATTCGGTGGATTCCTGCTAATCATCCTTTTGCAACGACAGCTAGTGACATTGATGAAGACTTGGCACAGAATAATGTTTATCAGAAGCATGGTGTTCCATTTCGTATTAAAGCTGAGCATGAGGCAATGCAGAGAAAGCTTGAAGCACTACAAAGT GAGCAAAAACTCAACAATTTAATGATAGATCCCAGAAATGCTAAGGATTTTGAGAGACCATTCAAGGAACATCCAAGGTCTCGTGAGCAAGTAGAACAGAGTTCCTTTAATAATCAAACCAGTGACTCTATGCCCCCCACATCAGATCCTGCCCCAATTTCAGTTGAAAGCAATTCATCCTCAGAGGAAACACAGAAACTATAA